The window AGGTGGCTCGTAGAGCGATCCTGTCACCTTTTGCCCTGCTTTGAGCTTGTAACCGGCTTTAGACGGCTCCCCATCCACCAGGATAAGACCTGACTTTATAGACGATATGATACGTGAACGGGAAACATCAGGAATTTGCTGGACGAGCAGGTGATCGAGCCGTACACCGGCAGTGGTCGGCTCGACCTGAAGAGAGATTGTCTCATCTTCACCCAACTCTGTCTCACTTTCGTATTGAGCTGATTTCATTTCTTCTCAATCGGGCAGGAGAAATGCTGCCGCTCAGTCAATAATTAATAAGAAAATTTATGCAAAGATAGTATCGATTTTCTGGGAAACCGATGCTTCTTCAATCTGTTGTGCCAGAGAGAGCTCTTTTACCAGCAAACTTTTTGCAGTATCAAGCATCTTCTTTTCACCGTAGGAAAGATCTTTATCAACACTCAGCAGGAAGAGATCACGAAGAACCTCGGCAACTTCATGGACAGAACCAGTCTTGATTTTTTCCATATAGTCGCGATAACGCCGATTCCAGGTCTGACTGCCAATCTCGGTTGACCTGTCTTCGAGAATATCGATCACTTCATCGACCTGCTTCTTGTTTACAATCGCTCTGAGACCAACATTCTCACTACTGGCTGTCGGAATCATGATGGTCATTCCGTTCTCAAGAATTTCCAATACATAAAAGGTGTGATCGACACCTGCAACAGATTGAGTTTCAATAGCTTTAATAACACCTACGCCGTGGGCCGGATAAACCGCCATATCACCTTCAGCAAACACTACTTTCTCCTCTGTCGGATACTACATTAAAACTCGAAAATGACTTTTCCCTGTACAGCTGCTACAAACAAAGCTAAACATGCAAAAGCCGGTTTTGTCTCCTTCAGTAAGGAGCAAAACATGCAGACTCGATAACCCAAAGTTCAGAGTTCTGACCATGAGTGCGCGCCTGCGTATCATGAAAACCAAGGGTCATTATACCATATCTAGCATAATCTTGCCCTTACTTTTCCCGATAATTCGCTCTCATAAAGATAACGACGGGACTATATGAAGGTTTTTCAGGCTATTTGATACTGTTGATCAGGCTCATGGCTCTCGCGGGTCCCTCTGTAATAAGGAACTGCAATCCATCTTCGATGAAAGTAACGCGTTCATTCACCAGATCAACCTCTTCACCGGACATGCTGGAGAGGACATATTTATCTACCGGAAAATCAGGGTGGACATCACCTTTACCAGGACGGCCTATTCCTACTTTAAGTCGATAAAAATTATTTGATCCAAGAGACTCGGTCATGGAGCGAATACCATTGTGACCGCCAGCGCCACCACCACGTACGAGTTTCAGGCGCCCGGGGTTCATATCGAGGTCATCATGAATCACTACGATGTTCTCTACCGGCACCTTATAAAAGCGGACGAACTCTGCCACGGCTTTGCCGCTCAGGTTCATGAAGGTCATGGGCTTCACCAGATTGATTCGTGAGCCCCAGCGGGAAATGCGACAAGAGCGGGCGTTCCATTTTTCAAGGGAAAGCTCGCTGCCCCATCGTCTGGCAAGTTCATCTATGATGACAAAACCAACATTATGACGAGTGTCAGCGTATTTCTGACCCGGGTTACCAAGACCTACTACTAGAAATTCGGTATCTGCCATTGAACCAAAAGTGTTTCACATACAATAAAAAATCCGGAAGGAACATATCCCCTTCCGGATTATAAACAGTCAGCAAAAATGCAATTTTGATCTTTGAAGCTGCCTGCCTGATGACCTGCCCGAATTATTTGGTTACACCAACGCAGGTTGCATCCGGGTTGGAAACCATTTTTACGTTCTCGGCAATCTCAATTGCAGAGAATTTCAACTGGTCACCAATGTTCAGGCCACTGATATCAAGAGTAACCTCATCCGGAATATCAAGCGGCTTAGCCTCAAGAACAACTGAGGTAGCCATAACTTCAAGGCTACCACCAAGGTCAACACCTTTAGCGGTACCTTTGAATTTAACAGGCACTTTAAACTGTTTTTCTTTATCAAGGTCGATCTCGCAGAAATCTGCGTGGATCAAGGTGTCTCTGATTGGATCGGTTTGCAGCTCTTTCACCATGACACTCTTTTCACCAACCTCGTCGATTTTCAGAGTAACAATAGCGTTACGTCTAACGATCTCCATCAGGGTTGCTGAGAGGGTTTTAGTGTCCATCTGCAGCATCTGGGCCTCTCCACCCTTTCCGTAAACAACGGCTGGGGTAAGGCCTTCCATACGAAGACGACGCATATAACCTTTTCCGCTAACGGCTCTAACAGCCGCGCTTATATCTACCTGAATCATAATTCCTCCTGGGCTCGCCTTTTTGTACGCCGTTGATAGGTATACAGACGTCCGAGTTGTAAAAAAAAATAAAACTGTTTCTATTTATCAGATCAGCCCGAACTTACACAAAGAGCGAGCTGACAGAATCTTCGTTGTGAATGCGTTTAATAGCGTTTGCAAGCAGCTCTGAAACTGAAAGAACCTTGATCTTGTCACAGGCCGCTGCCTCAGGGAGAAGCGGAACAGAGTTCGTGACTACCAGTGATTTCAATACAGAGTTGTTGAGTCGCTCTACGGCAGGGCCGGAGAGAACCGGATGACTGCAGCAGGCATGCACTTCTTTGGCGCCATTCTTTATCAAAGTCTCTGCACCGTTACAGAGGGTGCCTGCGGTATCGACCATATCATCCATCAGGATGGCGGTCTTACCGCGAACATCGCCGATCACGTGCATCGCTTCACACTCGTTGGGACGATCGCGACGCTTATCGATAATGGCCAGCCCGGCGTTCATGCGTTTGGCAAAAGCGCGAGTCCGCTCAACACCACCCGCATCGGGTGAAACCATAATCACGTCTTCAAACTGGTCTTTGATGTAATCAAGCAGAACCGGCGCAGCATACAGATGATCTACAGGGATATTGAAGAACCCCTGGATCTGGCCTGCGTGCAGGTCCATGCAGAGTACCCTGCGAACGCCCACAGCCATAAACATCTCGGCAACAACTTTTGCGGTGATGGGTACGCGTGGCGCATTTTTTCTGTCCTGGCGGGCATAGCCATAATATGGAACGACAGCGGTAATCCTTCTGGCTGAGGCGCGGCGAAGCGCATCCACCATGATCACCAGTTCCATCAAGTGGTCGTTAACCGGCCGACAGGTTGGCTGAACAACAAAAACATCCGCACCGCGAACATTTTCCTGGATTTCAACGAAAATCTCACCGTCGCTGAATTTGCGAACGTCAGATGCTGTGAGGGGCTGACCGAGATGTTTACATATCTCCTGGGCCAGCTCGGGGTGGGCATTACCGGTTACTACCTTCAGTGCTTTTGGCATTGTTCTACTTTTGTGGTGTTTGGACAGAGTATAATACAAACGCAAAAATGGCTGGGGCGGGAGGATTCGAACCTCCGAATGCCGGGATCAAAACCCGGTGCCTTGACCGCTTGGCCACGCCCCAACGCACGATCGAGTAACAAAAACTCCATCTTTATATTGCTGACGCAACATTTCTGCCGCGTCTTGTACAGCTACCTGACCGGACTTGTCATCAGGAAAAACACCGAACACTGTCGGTCCGCTTCCGGACATCATCGCCCGCGAAGCACCGGTATTGAGTAGATCATGCTTCATCTGCTCAATTTCCGAAAACTTCATGCTGGTAACCAGCTCCAGATCGTTACACATATCGTTGTACGACAAGGTTTCGATATCGTGTTTTCGAAAGCGAGGTAATATAGACTCTTCGATTTTAGTTGTCAACGCTAAATTTTCAAAAACCCATTTTGTAGAAACCGAAAAGCCAGGGTTGACCAAAACGATGGTGCATGAGGTAAGAGGTTCCACCGGCTGCATTACTTCACCGATGCCCGTTGCCATTACCGCACTATAGGGAACAACAAAAAACGGAACATCAGCGCCTAAGCAGGCCGCCTTTCTCACCAGTTCCTCCTGGGAAAACTCATCTCCGAAGTGATGATTCAGGCCTCTGAGCACCGTTCCGGCATCACTGCTGCCGCCACCCAGACCTGCTCCTGAAGGAATTCTTTTTTTTAAATTAAGAGCTGCACCAAAACCTTTTGCCCTCTTGCTCGATTCAAAATAAATCTTTGCGGCCCTGTAAGCCAGATTCGTCTCATCGACGGGTAAGTCGGGGTCATCACACACCAGCGTGATACCGGGTTGTGAGGTAAGCTCAAGCTCGATCTCGTCGTAAAGATCAAGTTTCTGCATCCAGGTTTCAAGTTCATGATACCCATCAACCCTTCTGCCGACAACCCGCAACATCATATTTATCTTGCAGGGCGCCTGCAAATGCAACACTTCACCACCCACAGCAACTCCTTTCATCCACCCCCGAATCAACGTACAAGATGACCAGGGACACACAATTATTTCAAAATGTTATTTCACCGCTTTAACAAAACGCAGCTTAACGTCATAGACTATATTCTTCAGCATCTCCTCTTCCTCGGTGGAGAGGTTGCCTTTGGTCTTTTCCTGCAGCATCACCAGGGTATCGATGGCATGCCTGGCCAGCTCATGATTAATTTCGGTTTTACCGGTCTGTGGGTCCCTTATTTCGCCCAGGTGGTAGAGGACCGAAGTATTCAGAGACATCACAAACGCCGAAAAAGTTACCTCCGGCATTACGCACTGCCCTTTTGTATTCGGCACCTTTCCTTCCTCACAAGCACAATCCTCTGGGGATTGCACTGTATCTTTTGCTGCTTTCTCTGTCATGGTAGGTTCCTTTTTTCTCTCTGACAATTATCCCGCCTTTGAAAACGGGCTAAAATCCATTTAAATTCAGTCCCTGTGCTGCGTCAATGTGTTTAAGGGCGCGAACTTTTTCTAACAGCTCTTTTGAGATCAACTGATCGGTACTGAGCAGAATGATATTCTGATTACTCGTTTCCTCACGTCCCACAGTCATTCTGGAAATATTTACCCCGTTATCACCAAGCGTTGTCCCCAGAGCACCAATCACCCCTGGAACATCCTTGTTGAATACCAGCAGCATCGGCCCGGAGGGTAAAGCTTCGAGGCGAAAAGAGTTTAACCTTACCAAACGCGGCTCATTTTTACCGAAGACAGTACCGACCAGGATATTTTCACCC of the Desulfosediminicola ganghwensis genome contains:
- a CDS encoding CarD family transcriptional regulator, encoding MFAEGDMAVYPAHGVGVIKAIETQSVAGVDHTFYVLEILENGMTIMIPTASSENVGLRAIVNKKQVDEVIDILEDRSTEIGSQTWNRRYRDYMEKIKTGSVHEVAEVLRDLFLLSVDKDLSYGEKKMLDTAKSLLVKELSLAQQIEEASVSQKIDTIFA
- the pth gene encoding aminoacyl-tRNA hydrolase, encoding MADTEFLVVGLGNPGQKYADTRHNVGFVIIDELARRWGSELSLEKWNARSCRISRWGSRINLVKPMTFMNLSGKAVAEFVRFYKVPVENIVVIHDDLDMNPGRLKLVRGGGAGGHNGIRSMTESLGSNNFYRLKVGIGRPGKGDVHPDFPVDKYVLSSMSGEEVDLVNERVTFIEDGLQFLITEGPARAMSLINSIK
- a CDS encoding 50S ribosomal protein L25, with amino-acid sequence MIQVDISAAVRAVSGKGYMRRLRMEGLTPAVVYGKGGEAQMLQMDTKTLSATLMEIVRRNAIVTLKIDEVGEKSVMVKELQTDPIRDTLIHADFCEIDLDKEKQFKVPVKFKGTAKGVDLGGSLEVMATSVVLEAKPLDIPDEVTLDISGLNIGDQLKFSAIEIAENVKMVSNPDATCVGVTK
- a CDS encoding ribose-phosphate diphosphokinase, whose translation is MPKALKVVTGNAHPELAQEICKHLGQPLTASDVRKFSDGEIFVEIQENVRGADVFVVQPTCRPVNDHLMELVIMVDALRRASARRITAVVPYYGYARQDRKNAPRVPITAKVVAEMFMAVGVRRVLCMDLHAGQIQGFFNIPVDHLYAAPVLLDYIKDQFEDVIMVSPDAGGVERTRAFAKRMNAGLAIIDKRRDRPNECEAMHVIGDVRGKTAILMDDMVDTAGTLCNGAETLIKNGAKEVHACCSHPVLSGPAVERLNNSVLKSLVVTNSVPLLPEAAACDKIKVLSVSELLANAIKRIHNEDSVSSLFV
- the ispE gene encoding 4-(cytidine 5'-diphospho)-2-C-methyl-D-erythritol kinase codes for the protein MKGVAVGGEVLHLQAPCKINMMLRVVGRRVDGYHELETWMQKLDLYDEIELELTSQPGITLVCDDPDLPVDETNLAYRAAKIYFESSKRAKGFGAALNLKKRIPSGAGLGGGSSDAGTVLRGLNHHFGDEFSQEELVRKAACLGADVPFFVVPYSAVMATGIGEVMQPVEPLTSCTIVLVNPGFSVSTKWVFENLALTTKIEESILPRFRKHDIETLSYNDMCNDLELVTSMKFSEIEQMKHDLLNTGASRAMMSGSGPTVFGVFPDDKSGQVAVQDAAEMLRQQYKDGVFVTRSCVGAWPSGQGTGF
- a CDS encoding DUF1844 domain-containing protein yields the protein MTEKAAKDTVQSPEDCACEEGKVPNTKGQCVMPEVTFSAFVMSLNTSVLYHLGEIRDPQTGKTEINHELARHAIDTLVMLQEKTKGNLSTEEEEMLKNIVYDVKLRFVKAVK